The Euphorbia lathyris chromosome 8, ddEupLath1.1, whole genome shotgun sequence genome has a window encoding:
- the LOC136202924 gene encoding small ribosomal subunit protein uS17-like — MAEQTEKAFLKQPKVFLSSKQSGKGKRPGKGGNRFWKSIGLGFKTPREAIEGTYIDKKCPFTGTASIRGRILAGTCHSAKMMRTIVVRRNYLHFIKKYQRYEKRHSNIPAHISPCFRVKEGDHVIVGQCRPLSKTVRFNVLKVVPAGSSGGGKKAFTAM, encoded by the exons ATGGCGGAGCAG ACTGAGAAGGCATTCCTTAAGCAGCCTAAGGTGTTTCTCAG TTCGAAGCAATCCGGTAAGGGGAAGAGGCCTGGGAAGGGCGGAAACCGTTTCTGGAAAAGCATTGGATTGGGTTTCAAGACTCCCAGAGAAGCTATTGAAG GGACATATATTGATAAGAAATGTCCATTTACTGGTACTGCTTCTATCAGGGGCCGCATACTTGCTGGTACTTGCCACAGTGCAAAGATGATGAGGACCATCGTTGTAAGACGCAATTACCTACATTTTATCAAGAAATACCAGAG GTACGAGAAGCGGCACTCCAACATTCCAGCGCACATATCGCCATGCTTCCGTGTGAAAGAGGGAGACCATGTTATAGTTGGTCAATGCAG GCCTTTGTCCAAGACAGTGAGGTTCAACGTCTTAAAAGTGGTACCGGCTGGTTCATCCGGTGGTGGCAAGAAAGCATTCACAGCCATGTGA